TATTTCGTCGCCCCGGCCAAGGTCGTCGTACCGCTGCCCGACGCCATCGACGACCAGACCGGCGCCCAGCTGATCGCCATGCCGATGAGCGCGGTCATGCTGCTCGACTTCCTGCAGCTCGAAACGGGCCAGTGGCTGATCCAGAACACCGCCAATGGTGCGGTCGGCAAGACCCTGGCCATGCTGGCCAAGGCGCGCGGCATCAACACGATCAACCTGGTGCGCCGTGACGCCGGGGTCGCCGAAATGGCCGAACTCGGCATCGCCAATGCGGTGTCCACCGCGGCGGCGGGCTGGCAGGATCAGGTGCGCGCCATTGTCGGCGAGACCTCGATCGGCCGGGCGGTCGATTCCATCGGTGGCAAGGCCAGCGGCGATCTCATGGCGCTGCTCGGCGAGGGCGGCGTGCTCGTTTCTTTCGGCTCGATGACCGGCGAGCCCATGCAGATCGGCTCCGGCGACGTCATCTTCAAGCAGGCGACGGTCAAGGGTTTCTGGGCCAGCAAGATCGGCGCCGCGCTGTCGCCGGCCGACAAGATGCGGATGATCGGCGAATTGCTGCGCCTGGCCGCGACCGGTGCCTTGAAGCTGCCGGTCGAGGCGGTGTTCGACCTCGCCGATGCGGCAAAGGCCGCGGCCGCCAATGCCAAGCCCGGCCGCAAGGGCAAGGTGCTGCTCCGCGCGTGAGGCGCGGAAGAGGCGGGCGGCGGTCGGCTCAGCGGCCGAGCGGCTCGCCCGCGCCGGTGCGCTCGGTGATCAGGCCGTAATGTTCGACCCGGCGGTGGCGCGCGAAGTCGAAGATCGTCTCCTTGCCGAACCGGGTGTCGTCGAGGTCGCAGGCCACCACCAGCACACCGTCGTGCTCGTGGTCGAGCTCGCCGAGGATCTTGCCGTTGGGATCGACCACCAGCGTGCCGCCGGTCAGGTGATGGCCGTCTTCGGTGCCGGCCTTGGCCACCGCGACCACGAAGGTCGAGTTCTGATAGGCGCCGGCCTGGACCGACAGGCGGTGGTGGAACAGCCGGTCTTCCAGGCCTTCGTCGCTGCGCTGTGAATTGACCGAGGGCGTATTGAAGCCGAGCACCACCATCTCGACGCCCTGCAGGCCCATGACGCGGTAGGTCTCCGGCCAGCGGCGGTCGTTGCAGATCGCCATGCCGACCAGGCCGCCCTCGAAATTCCACACCGGCCAGCCGAGATCGCCCGGCTCGAAATAGCGCTTCTCGAGATGCTGGTGCGAGCGGGTGTCGTCATAGTCGACATGTCCAGGCAAATGGACCTTGCGGTACTTGCCGGCGATCTTGCCGGAACGGTCGACCAGGATCGAGGTGTTGAAGTGCCGGCCCTCCGGCGTCAGCTCGGCATAACCGAAGCTCATTGCCATGCCGAGCGCCCTGGCCTTGTCGAACAGCGGCGCGGTCGCCGCATTCGGCATGGAGGCCTCGAACCAGCTGTCGGCCTCGGCGCGGTCCTCATGGTACCAGCGCGGGAAGAAGGTGGTCAGCGCCAGTTCCGGGTAGACGATGAAATTCGCGCCCCTGGCATGCGCCTCGTCCATCAGCGCGATCATCCGGCCGACGACATCGGCGCGGCTCTCGGCCTTCTGGATGGGGCCGAGCTGGGCGGCGGCGATGGTGACGATGCGAGGCATGCAAAATGGTCCTGGTCAAAGGGCGGGTGAGATGGGTCCCGGAGCGGCGAGCCTGTGGTCGAGCAGACGCACGGTCTCGGCGAGCACGCGGGCGCCGGCTTCGGCCTGGGCCGGCTCGGTCCATTCCTCGGGGGTGTGGCTGCGGCCATCGCGACAGGGAATGAAGATCATGCCGATCGGCCCGGTGGCGGCGACGAAGACGCCGTCATGGCCGGCGCCGCTGGCGATCGGCTGGCTGGAATAACCGGCGAGCCGCGCCGCATCGGCCGCCGCCTGCTGGATCAGGGCGGCGCAGGCGGTTGGCGCGACATGCGAGACGAGCTCGCGCCGGACCGTCAGGCGGAGCGCTTCGGTGCGCTCCCGCGTGGTCTCCAAGAGCTCGGCGCCGAAACGGTCGATGGCATCCTCGTCGGCGGAGCGAACCTCCAGCGACAGGGCCACTTCGCCGGGCACCGCATTGGCTGCGTTGGGCACGACGACGAGATGGCCGATCGTGCCGATCACCGGCCGGGCTGCCGCCTGCAAGGCCAGGGCCTTGGCATGCACCGCCTCGATGATCGCGGCCGCGCCGACCAGCGCGTCCGCCCGATAGGCCATCGGGGTGGTGCCGGAATGATCGGCGCGGCCGGTGACGGTGATGCGCTCGCGGCGAATGCCGACGATATCGGTGACGACACCGATATCGCAGCCGGCGCTCTCCAGGATGCGGCCCTGCTCGATGTGCAATTCGACATAGGCTGCAACAGGTGCCGCCGCGGCGCGGCTGCCGAGTTCGTCCGGGCGGCCGCCGACAGCGAGCATGGCTTCGCGCAGGGTCACCCCGTCGGCGCGCTTCAGTGCCAGCATGTCCGGCGTGAGCTTGCCGGCATAGGCGCGGCTGCCGATGCAGGAGAGCCCGAACTCGCTCGGCTCCTCCGCCAGGAAGTCATAGACCTTGAGCGGATGGCGCAGCCGCTCGCCGCGTTCGGCGAGGCCTTGCGCGACTTCCAGGCCGGCGATCACGCCGAGGATGCCGTCGAAACGGCCGCCCGCCGGCACCGTGTCGGAATGCGAGCCGACGACGATCGGCGGCAGCGCCGGATCCGTGCCGGCCCATTCGCCGACGAGATTGCCGCCGGCATCGATCGAGGTCGCAAGGCCGCTCGCCCTAAATTCCGCTGCGAGCCAGGCCCGTCCTTCGATAAAGCGCGGGCTGAACGACCGGCGCGTCCAGGGCCGGTCGGGATCGGTGATCCCGGCCAGCGCCTCGATCCGGCGCCACAACCTGTCGCGGTCAATGGGCATGGCGGCGTGATCCTGCTGACGCGGGCGGGACGAAACGGCCGTCGCCGGCCTGGTTGCGGATCCGGGTGCCGTCCCAGGCGAGCGCGCCGCGTAGATAGGTTGCCGCCACCCGCACCGAGAAGACCCGGCCCTCGAACGAGCTCCACTGCACCGCCGACAGGCTTTTCGACGGGTCGAACGGGAAGGCTCCGGGTTCGAGCACGACGACGTCGGCATCGGCGCCGGGCGCAAGCCGCCCCTTGTCGGCGAGCTGGAAGGCCCGCGCCGGACCCTCGCACAGGAGCTTCACTGCCATGGTCGGCGCGATGCCGCGCTCGGCGCAGCCGGTCCACAGCGCCGGCAGCAGGGTCTCCAGGCCCGGTCCGCCCGAAACATTGGCGAAGACATTGGGATTGCCCTTCTTTTCCAGGCCCCAGGAGACATGGTCCGATGAGACGAAATCGCATTCGCCGCGCGCGATATGGGTCCACAGCCGGTCCATCTCGGCCTTGGGCCGGATCGGCGGATAATGTTTCGCCCGCGCGCCGAAGCGGCGGACATGCTCTTCCTCGTTGAGCATCAGATATTGCACGCAGGTTTCGATCGTCGCCTGGTGACCGGCCTGCCGGTACATGTTGCAGATCTCGAAACCGCGCGAGGTCGAGACGTGCACGGCATGGGCGCGCGCGCCGGTCTCCGCGCCGAGTTCGTAGATGCGGGCGGTCGCAAGGTTCTCGATCAATGGGGTATGGGCGCGGCCGAAGGCGTCCCAGCCGGTATCGCCCGCGGCTATGGCGCGCGCGATACGGGCTTGCGTCATCGCCTGGTCCTGGTTGTGCACGCCGCACAACAGGCCGCTCGGCGCGATCAGGCGGAAGGCCTCGAACAGCGTGTCGTCGGCGATGCGCGGAAAGCGCGTCGCATTGGCCTCGAACATCGAGAATTTGAACGCGCAGGCGCCCGCTTCGATCAGTCCGGGAATGGCGCCGAGGCCGTTCTCGATGGCGATGGTGGCATAAAGCGCGACATCGACCTGGGCCTCGCTCTCGACCCGCGCGCGCTTGGCCTCGAACTGGCTGCGGCCGGTCACCGGCTCGGGCTCGTCATAGGGCATCTCGACCATCACGGTGATGCCGCCGGCCGCCGCCGCCCGCGAGGCCATGCCAATGCCTTCCTGGCCGGCCTGGCTGCCGGAATGAACCTGTCCGTCGATGACACCGGGGATGATCCACTGGCCGCGAAAGTCCTCGGTCTTGTCGGCACCCGGCGGAGTCCCGTCGCCAATCAGTGCGACCTTGCCGTCGCGCACCGCCACGTGGCCGTTCTCGATGACGCGATCCGAAAGCACGATATTGCCCCGGAGAACGAGGTCGAAATCACTCATGGTCGTCTGCTCGCTGCCGTCCGGACCGGTCGACGGTTCGGTTCCGGCCGCGACCATAGCGGGCTGGTGTCAAGACCAGGACATGCTAATTCTCCGAGCATCTATAATCCGAGGTTATGCCCGTGACGATGAATCTTCGGCAGATCGAGATGTTCCGCGCGGTCATGATGACCGGCTCGATCAGCGGCGCAGCGCGGCTCTTGTCGGTGTCGCAGCCGGCGATCAGCCGGCTGCTCGCCTATACCGAGGATCGCCTTGGCCTGACGCTGTTCGAGCGGGTCAAGGGGCGGGTGCAGCCGACGCCGGAGGCGCGGCGGCTGTTCATCGAGGTCGACCAGGTTCACCAGGGGGTGGCGCGGGTCAACGAACTGGCCGACGAATTGCGGCGCGGCGGCACCGGCTCGGTGCGCATGGTGGCAAGCCCGAGCGTCGGCCATGTCCTGGTGCCCAAGGCGATCGCGCGTTTCCGTGCGCGCTTTCCCGAAGTGCGCATCGAACTGGAAATCCTGACGCTGTCCGAGCTGATCGCCAAGGTCGGCAGCAACCGAGTCGACCTGGCGGTCACCTCGATTGCCGTCGACGAGCCGACGGTGACCTCGGTCTCCATCGGGGAGGGGCGGCTGCAGGTGATTTTCCCGGCCGACCATCCGCTTGGCGAAAAACGCATCATCAAGCCAGCGGATCTCGCGCCCTATCCGATCATCAGCTACGGCCCTCAGACGCCTTACGGCATGATCGTCAACCGCGTGCTGATGAGCACCACCAAGCCTATCCGCGTGAACACCCAGGTGCGCTTCACGCCGAATGCCTGCAGCCTGGTACAGGCTGGCGCCGGCATCGCCATCGTCGACGATTTCGTGCTGATGGACGGAGCCTGGCCCAATATCCAGTCGCGGCCGCTGGTGCCGAAGACGACCACCCGGGTGCATCTGCTGACCGCGCGTGTCGAACCGCTGTCGCGTATCGCCCGCAGCTTCGTCGCAAACCTCAAGGAATTGCTCGCCGATCCAGCGGAACCGCCGGGCAGGGGCTGACGCAGGACATGGCTCGTCAACCTTACGCCGTGGCTCCGGCGCGCATTTTCTGGGTTTATCAGGACATCTCCCTTCACCTCATAACAAGGTGTTATAGCTTCGGCTGATCTTGGTATTTGATTTTACATCTCTCCTTGCCCCAGCGTCCTGCCGGGAACGCAATGGGAGAGAAACATGCCGGGCCTCAAAACATCCATCCTTGCCGTCGCCGCCAGCCTGGCGCTGGCCGCGATCGCGCCTGCCGGGGCCGCCGAACGTGTCACGCTGATGCTCGACTGGATTCCGACCGGCGACTACGCGCCCTATTATGCGGGGATCGCGTCGGGCATCTATCAGCGCAACGGCATCGAGCTCAGGATCGTCAAGGGCAACGGTTCGGGCGATACCTTGAGCAAGCTCGCCGGCGGCGCCGCCGATATCGGCATGGCCGACATCTCGGCGCTGTTCACCGCGCGCCAGCGCGGCAACATGCCGGTCAAGATGATCGCCTCGGTCTATGCCCATTCGCCGCATTCGCTGTTCGTGCGCAAGGATTCCGGCATCACCAGTTTCGCCGGGCTCGAGGGGCGGCGCATCGGCATCACGCCCGGCAACAGCCATAGGCTCTACTTCCCGGCCGTGGCCGCGGCCGCCCGTACCGATCCGAACAAGATCGAATGGGTGACGGTCGATGGTTCCTCCATGGCCGCGCTGTTGATCAGCGGCCGCATCGACGCCGCGCCGTTCTATTCGACCAATTTCTACTATCAGAACAAACAGGCCATGCGCGCCGGCCGGGAACTGGCTTTCCTGCCCTTCGTCGAAGCCGGCTTCTCGATCTATTCGCTGTCGTTCCACGCGACCGAGGCGACTATCCAGAACCGCGCCGCGATGCTGCGCAACTTCCTGAAAGCCACCCGCGAAGCCTGGGTTGCGGCCCGCGCCAATCCGCAGGCGACCTGCGAAGCCCATGTCAAGCTGGTGCCGGAAGTGGCGCTGGACGATTGCCTGGGCAGCCTCAACGCCACGCTCGGCTTCATCTTCACCGACCACTCGGCCTCGGTCGGCCTCGGCGGCATCAATGACGAGCGCCTGGGCAAGACCTACGAGGTGGTCGCGGCATCGCAGAGCCTCGACACCCGCCTCAATCCGCGCACCGCCGTCGACATGAGCCTGCTGCCGACCTCCCCCTGACCAACAGCCGCTGCCGA
This portion of the Phreatobacter stygius genome encodes:
- a CDS encoding zinc-binding dehydrogenase, producing MRSVIHSTFGDPTEVLVLADRPVPQPAAGQIRVKTSFASIHNHDLWTVLGSYGYKPKLPAIGGTEAAGVVDALGEGVDTVKVGQRVVVAGVNGTWAEYFVAPAKVVVPLPDAIDDQTGAQLIAMPMSAVMLLDFLQLETGQWLIQNTANGAVGKTLAMLAKARGINTINLVRRDAGVAEMAELGIANAVSTAAAGWQDQVRAIVGETSIGRAVDSIGGKASGDLMALLGEGGVLVSFGSMTGEPMQIGSGDVIFKQATVKGFWASKIGAALSPADKMRMIGELLRLAATGALKLPVEAVFDLADAAKAAAANAKPGRKGKVLLRA
- a CDS encoding LysR family transcriptional regulator, with translation MNLRQIEMFRAVMMTGSISGAARLLSVSQPAISRLLAYTEDRLGLTLFERVKGRVQPTPEARRLFIEVDQVHQGVARVNELADELRRGGTGSVRMVASPSVGHVLVPKAIARFRARFPEVRIELEILTLSELIAKVGSNRVDLAVTSIAVDEPTVTSVSIGEGRLQVIFPADHPLGEKRIIKPADLAPYPIISYGPQTPYGMIVNRVLMSTTKPIRVNTQVRFTPNACSLVQAGAGIAIVDDFVLMDGAWPNIQSRPLVPKTTTRVHLLTARVEPLSRIARSFVANLKELLADPAEPPGRG
- a CDS encoding ABC transporter substrate-binding protein produces the protein MPGLKTSILAVAASLALAAIAPAGAAERVTLMLDWIPTGDYAPYYAGIASGIYQRNGIELRIVKGNGSGDTLSKLAGGAADIGMADISALFTARQRGNMPVKMIASVYAHSPHSLFVRKDSGITSFAGLEGRRIGITPGNSHRLYFPAVAAAARTDPNKIEWVTVDGSSMAALLISGRIDAAPFYSTNFYYQNKQAMRAGRELAFLPFVEAGFSIYSLSFHATEATIQNRAAMLRNFLKATREAWVAARANPQATCEAHVKLVPEVALDDCLGSLNATLGFIFTDHSASVGLGGINDERLGKTYEVVAASQSLDTRLNPRTAVDMSLLPTSP
- a CDS encoding dihydroorotase; the protein is MSDFDLVLRGNIVLSDRVIENGHVAVRDGKVALIGDGTPPGADKTEDFRGQWIIPGVIDGQVHSGSQAGQEGIGMASRAAAAGGITVMVEMPYDEPEPVTGRSQFEAKRARVESEAQVDVALYATIAIENGLGAIPGLIEAGACAFKFSMFEANATRFPRIADDTLFEAFRLIAPSGLLCGVHNQDQAMTQARIARAIAAGDTGWDAFGRAHTPLIENLATARIYELGAETGARAHAVHVSTSRGFEICNMYRQAGHQATIETCVQYLMLNEEEHVRRFGARAKHYPPIRPKAEMDRLWTHIARGECDFVSSDHVSWGLEKKGNPNVFANVSGGPGLETLLPALWTGCAERGIAPTMAVKLLCEGPARAFQLADKGRLAPGADADVVVLEPGAFPFDPSKSLSAVQWSSFEGRVFSVRVAATYLRGALAWDGTRIRNQAGDGRFVPPASAGSRRHAH
- a CDS encoding Zn-dependent hydrolase; translation: MPIDRDRLWRRIEALAGITDPDRPWTRRSFSPRFIEGRAWLAAEFRASGLATSIDAGGNLVGEWAGTDPALPPIVVGSHSDTVPAGGRFDGILGVIAGLEVAQGLAERGERLRHPLKVYDFLAEEPSEFGLSCIGSRAYAGKLTPDMLALKRADGVTLREAMLAVGGRPDELGSRAAAAPVAAYVELHIEQGRILESAGCDIGVVTDIVGIRRERITVTGRADHSGTTPMAYRADALVGAAAIIEAVHAKALALQAAARPVIGTIGHLVVVPNAANAVPGEVALSLEVRSADEDAIDRFGAELLETTRERTEALRLTVRRELVSHVAPTACAALIQQAAADAARLAGYSSQPIASGAGHDGVFVAATGPIGMIFIPCRDGRSHTPEEWTEPAQAEAGARVLAETVRLLDHRLAAPGPISPAL
- a CDS encoding N-carbamoyl-D-amino-acid hydrolase, with translation MPRIVTIAAAQLGPIQKAESRADVVGRMIALMDEAHARGANFIVYPELALTTFFPRWYHEDRAEADSWFEASMPNAATAPLFDKARALGMAMSFGYAELTPEGRHFNTSILVDRSGKIAGKYRKVHLPGHVDYDDTRSHQHLEKRYFEPGDLGWPVWNFEGGLVGMAICNDRRWPETYRVMGLQGVEMVVLGFNTPSVNSQRSDEGLEDRLFHHRLSVQAGAYQNSTFVVAVAKAGTEDGHHLTGGTLVVDPNGKILGELDHEHDGVLVVACDLDDTRFGKETIFDFARHRRVEHYGLITERTGAGEPLGR